A stretch of DNA from Streptomyces xanthii:
CGGACGCGGTGAAGGCGCGGCCCGGTCTGATCCCGGCGCCGGCCGAGACCGTGGGCTGACGTCCCTCGCGTCACTCATCCGGAATCCCCCGGAACCGATTCTCCCGCGGGTGACGTCTTGGGGGGCGTGCAGCGCCATCGCTCGGGCGGCCACAGGGCCGCCGTCCGCTTCCGTACGGCAGGGCTCGTCGTCCTGGCCGTGCATCTCCTGCTCGTCGCATGGTTCACGCTGCGTCCGCTGGACGTGCCCTGGGTGAGTGCGGCGAACCTGCATCCGCTGGCCGGGATCCGGGCCGATCTGGCCCTCGGCTGGCGTGCGGGCGGGCGGCGGATCGGTGAGGGGCTGCTGCTGCTCGCGCCGCTCGGGGTGCTGCTGCCGCTGGCCGGTGGCCGGCTCCATGTGTCGGCCTGGGGTTCGCTGCTGCGCACGGTCGCGGCAGGCGCGCTGATCTCGCTCGGCATCGAGCTGCTGCAGACCGGGGTGCCGGGTCAGGTCGTGGACGTGGACTCGGTGCTGCTGAACACGGTGGGCGTCGCGATCGCCCACGCCGCCGTGGTGCCGGCGCTGCGGGCCCGGCTCCGCCGCAGGCCGGACCTGGCCCCCCTGCCCCGGGAGGAGCCGGCTCAGGGTCCGACCCCGACGATTCCCAGGGTCGGGATCGCCCCGTGAGGTGACGTTTCATCCGCTTCGTGACCGTACCTTCGAAGACGTAAGCACCACACACCGAAGCCCTACGGTTCGCGAAGGAGCCCACCATGACCGCCCTGGCCCGCCCCACCAACGGACGGATGATCGGCGGAGTCTGCGCAGCGCTGGCACGGCGCTTCGGCACCTCCGCGAACACGATGCGCGTGATCTTCCTCGTGTCGTGTCTACTGCCCGGCCCGCAGTTCCTGCTCTACATCGCGCTGTGGATCCTGTTCCCGAGCGAGGGCAAGGTCCGTCAGGCCTGGTGACCCGGGCTCGTCGCCGTACGCCGAAGGGGCGCACTCCGCGGATCGCGGAGTGCGCCCCTTCGGGCGGTGCGGGCCGGGTCAGCCGATCGGCAGACCCGAGGTGGGCAGGCCCTGGGTGGGCAGGCCGCCGAGCAGGCCGGAGACGGGGTCGCCGCCCTCGGTGAGCTTGGCGACGGTCGGCTGGACGGCGGTGACGCCGCTGCCCACGGCGCCCTGCGCGGCGCTGACGGCCTCGGGGGTGCCGGCCGGCAGCGTGCTCGCCGCCTGCTCGACGGGGAGCACCGAGGAGACGGAGCCGAGGGCACCCGTGGCGTCCGGGAGGGCGGGGGCGGCGTTCGCGGCACCGGCACCGGCGGCGGCGAAGGCGGCACCGAGAGCGGCGACACCGAGGGTCTTCACAGCAGACTGCTTCATGGGTCCCTTGTTCCTGGTTCCTTGGGAATGGGTCGGTCCTCGGCAAACACCTGGGATCACCATGGAGTTACTCATTCGTCAACCTGGTGTTGACCGGAACCCTCCGTTCCGGTCGCTCGGAACCCGGGCCGTGACCTTTGCCGGAGCGGCCTCGGCGCCTAGCGGAACAGCCACTCCGAGCGCAGTTCCGCATACCGCGGCTTCACCACGTCGTTGATCATCGCGAGGCGCTCGTCGAACGGGATGAAGGCGGACTTCAGCGCGTTCACCGTGAACCATTCGAGGTCGGTCAGCGTGTACCCGAACGTCTCGACGAGCAGGGCGAACTCGCGGCTCATCGAGGTCCCCGACATCAGCCGGTTGTCCGTGTTGACCGTGATGCGGAACCGCAGTTCGCGCAGCAGCCCGATGGGGTGCTCGGCGAGCGAACCGGCCGCGCCCGTCTGGAGGTTGGACGACGGGCACATCTCCAGCGGGATCCGCTTGTCGCGCACGTACGAGGCGAGCCGGCCCAGCCTGACCGTGCCGTCCTCCTTGTCGACCTCGATGTCGTCGATGATCCGCACGCCGTGGCCGAGGCGGTCGGCGCCGCACCACTGCAGGGCCTGCCAGATCGACGGCAGACCGAAGGCCTCACCGGCGTGGATCGTGAAGTGGTTGTTCTCCCGCTTGAGGTACTCGAACGCGTCGAGGTGGCGGGTGGGAGGGAAGCCGGCCTCGGCGCCCGCGATGTCGAAGCCGACGACGCCCGAGTCCCGGTAGCGGTTGGCGAGTTCGGCGATCTCCAGGGCGCGGGCGGCGTGCCGCATGGCGGTGAGCAGAGCGCCGACGCGAATGCGGTGCCCGTTCTCCTTCGCCCGGCGCTCGCCCTCACGGAAGCCCTCGTTGACGGCCTCGACGACCTCTTCGAGGCTGAGGCCCTTCTCGAGGTGCTGCTCCGGCGCGTAGCGGATCTCGGCGTAGACGACGCCGTCCTCGGCGAGGTCCTCGGCGCACTCGGCGGCGACCCGGAACAGGGCCTCCTTGGTCTGCATGACGGCGCAGGTGTGCGCGAACGTCTCCAGGTACCGCTCCAGGGAGCCGGAGTCGGCCGCGTCGCGGAACCAGACGCCGAGCTTGTCGGGGTCGGTCTCCGGCAGGTTCGTGTAGCCCTGTTCGCGGGCGAGGTCGACGATCGTGCCGGGGCGCAGCCCGCCGTCGAGGTGGTCGTGGAGCAGCACCTTGGGCGCGCGACGGATCTGGTCCGGGCTCGGGATCCGGGGGCGGTCGGGGTGCACGGTGGTCTGGCTCGTCATTTCCGCACCCTAACGCCTACGCGCGTAGACCGCACGGTTCCGGCGGCGGAAAACCTTCCGTCGATACGTAACAGTGACCCGGAGGACGGGTCGCGTACATCGGCGCTTCTGACACTGTTCTGTCATGCAGCAGGAAGCGACGCAGGCCCGTGAGGCCAGGCTGGGCAAGGCGGTCGGGCCGGTGCCCGGGGCGGTGGGCGGCGTGGTGCTGCTGCTGCCCGCGGG
This window harbors:
- a CDS encoding VanZ family protein, producing the protein MQRHRSGGHRAAVRFRTAGLVVLAVHLLLVAWFTLRPLDVPWVSAANLHPLAGIRADLALGWRAGGRRIGEGLLLLAPLGVLLPLAGGRLHVSAWGSLLRTVAAGALISLGIELLQTGVPGQVVDVDSVLLNTVGVAIAHAAVVPALRARLRRRPDLAPLPREEPAQGPTPTIPRVGIAP
- a CDS encoding PspC domain-containing protein gives rise to the protein MTALARPTNGRMIGGVCAALARRFGTSANTMRVIFLVSCLLPGPQFLLYIALWILFPSEGKVRQAW
- a CDS encoding ATP-binding protein produces the protein MKQSAVKTLGVAALGAAFAAAGAGAANAAPALPDATGALGSVSSVLPVEQAASTLPAGTPEAVSAAQGAVGSGVTAVQPTVAKLTEGGDPVSGLLGGLPTQGLPTSGLPIG
- a CDS encoding adenosine deaminase, with the protein product MTSQTTVHPDRPRIPSPDQIRRAPKVLLHDHLDGGLRPGTIVDLAREQGYTNLPETDPDKLGVWFRDAADSGSLERYLETFAHTCAVMQTKEALFRVAAECAEDLAEDGVVYAEIRYAPEQHLEKGLSLEEVVEAVNEGFREGERRAKENGHRIRVGALLTAMRHAARALEIAELANRYRDSGVVGFDIAGAEAGFPPTRHLDAFEYLKRENNHFTIHAGEAFGLPSIWQALQWCGADRLGHGVRIIDDIEVDKEDGTVRLGRLASYVRDKRIPLEMCPSSNLQTGAAGSLAEHPIGLLRELRFRITVNTDNRLMSGTSMSREFALLVETFGYTLTDLEWFTVNALKSAFIPFDERLAMINDVVKPRYAELRSEWLFR